One part of the Bacteroidota bacterium genome encodes these proteins:
- the asnS gene encoding asparagine--tRNA ligase, whose amino-acid sequence MEHTAVRDLLDASSIGKNAIAKGWVRTKRGNKNVAFIALNDGSTIHNLQLVIDPNAFSEELLKSISTGACIRAKGALVESKGSGQATEMQVEELLVYGEADPETYPLQKKGHTLEFLREIAHLRPRTNTFGAVFRIRHHLAFAIHKYFNHRGFFYLHSPIITGSDAEGAGEMFHVTNFDLNAPPRTPEGAIDYAQDFFGKETNLTVSGQLEGELGAMALGKVYTFGPTFRAENSNTPRHLAEFWMIEPEMAFHEIQDNMDLAEDMLKYLVKYALEHCKDDIEFLNNMYDKELLGRLSSVVEKPFTRLTYTDAISILEPKSKDFEFKVDWGTDLQKEHENYLVEHFKGPVILTDYPKHIKAFYMKQNDDGKTVRAMDVLFPWIGEIIGGSQREENYDKLLARVKEMGIHEESLWWYLETRKFGTCPHAGFGLGFERLVLFVTGMQNIRDVIPFPRTPKNAEF is encoded by the coding sequence ATGGAACATACTGCAGTTAGAGATTTACTTGACGCTTCATCCATCGGAAAAAACGCCATTGCCAAGGGCTGGGTGCGGACAAAACGGGGAAATAAGAATGTGGCTTTTATCGCACTCAACGATGGAAGCACAATTCACAATTTACAATTGGTGATAGACCCTAACGCTTTTAGTGAGGAGTTGTTAAAGTCTATCAGTACCGGGGCATGTATCCGTGCGAAAGGAGCATTGGTGGAGTCGAAAGGTTCAGGACAGGCGACAGAGATGCAGGTGGAAGAATTGCTGGTGTATGGTGAAGCAGATCCGGAAACCTATCCGCTACAGAAGAAAGGTCATACCCTCGAGTTCTTGCGCGAAATTGCTCACCTGCGTCCACGGACAAATACGTTCGGTGCGGTATTTAGGATTCGCCACCACTTAGCATTTGCCATTCATAAATATTTCAACCACCGCGGCTTCTTCTACCTCCACTCGCCTATCATCACCGGTTCCGATGCAGAGGGTGCAGGAGAGATGTTTCATGTGACGAATTTTGATCTCAACGCTCCTCCACGTACTCCCGAAGGAGCTATCGACTACGCCCAGGACTTCTTCGGAAAGGAAACCAACCTCACTGTTTCCGGACAATTAGAGGGAGAACTCGGAGCGATGGCATTGGGAAAAGTGTACACTTTCGGACCGACATTCAGAGCGGAAAATTCCAATACACCGCGACATCTCGCCGAATTCTGGATGATAGAACCGGAGATGGCTTTCCACGAGATTCAGGACAATATGGATCTTGCAGAGGACATGCTGAAATATCTTGTCAAATATGCACTGGAGCATTGCAAAGACGATATTGAGTTTTTGAATAATATGTATGATAAGGAATTGCTAGGACGCTTATCGTCGGTGGTGGAAAAACCATTTACGCGATTGACCTATACTGATGCCATTTCTATACTCGAGCCAAAAAGTAAGGATTTTGAATTTAAAGTTGATTGGGGCACGGACTTACAAAAGGAACATGAAAATTACTTAGTCGAACATTTTAAAGGACCTGTTATTCTCACTGATTACCCGAAGCATATCAAAGCATTTTACATGAAGCAGAATGACGATGGTAAAACGGTGCGCGCGATGGATGTCCTGTTTCCATGGATCGGAGAAATCATTGGCGGTTCACAGCGGGAAGAAAATTACGATAAACTTTTAGCGCGTGTCAAGGAGATGGGCATTCATGAGGAAAGTTTATGGTGGTATTTGGAGACGAGGAAGTTTGGAACATGTCCGCATGCAGGGTTTGGTCTCGGCTTTGAGCGATTGGTCCTTTTTGTGACGGGGATGCAGAATATCAGGGATGTGATTCCTTTTCCGAGGACGCCGAAGAACGCGGAATTCTAA
- a CDS encoding T9SS type A sorting domain-containing protein, which yields MKRTILSFLTMTIVSFCFSSVKAQFNLVPNPSFEVFDTCPFGGDQVRFAIPWIDPLYPSTPDYMNACDSAPSPVGVPDNSFGFEYANTGNGYALIITYATNQTNPLHNHWREYVETELSDTLIAGVDYCIRFYVSSVDSVKYVSNDLGIFFSNVKIQDTCPGQLPCNLSYIPQFENSSNNNLNSDNGWTLVSGNYIAIGGEKFIVIGNFKDSASTVATYKGYGQWNYASYYVDDILISPCDSLTEVNEVDSNHEEFIVFPNPSNGTYILKTNKLYIEHINIFDATGRLVTDIYRRTNEAIFIDLEKHPTGIYVLEIFTNSKLIKLKLIKY from the coding sequence ATGAAAAGAACTATCTTATCATTCCTGACAATGACTATCGTATCCTTTTGCTTTTCTTCTGTAAAAGCCCAGTTTAATCTTGTCCCAAATCCGTCATTTGAAGTTTTTGATACTTGCCCGTTTGGGGGAGATCAAGTTCGTTTTGCAATTCCTTGGATTGATCCTTTATATCCGAGCACACCCGATTATATGAATGCATGCGATTCAGCACCAAGCCCAGTAGGTGTTCCTGATAATAGTTTTGGTTTTGAATATGCAAACACAGGAAATGGTTATGCATTGATTATTACTTATGCAACTAATCAAACAAATCCCCTACATAATCATTGGAGAGAATATGTTGAAACCGAACTTTCGGATACCCTTATTGCGGGTGTTGATTACTGTATTCGCTTTTATGTAAGTTCTGTTGATTCTGTTAAATATGTTTCAAATGATTTGGGCATATTTTTTTCAAATGTAAAAATTCAGGATACGTGTCCGGGACAACTACCGTGTAACCTTTCATATATTCCGCAATTTGAAAATTCTTCAAACAATAATTTAAATAGTGATAACGGATGGACTTTAGTATCTGGCAATTATATAGCAATAGGCGGAGAAAAATTTATTGTAATTGGTAATTTTAAAGATAGTGCATCTACAGTTGCAACATATAAGGGTTATGGTCAATGGAACTATGCATCCTATTACGTTGACGATATTTTAATTTCACCATGCGATTCTCTAACGGAAGTTAATGAAGTTGACTCTAATCATGAGGAATTTATTGTTTTCCCTAATCCTTCAAATGGAACCTACATTTTAAAAACGAATAAATTATATATTGAACACATAAATATTTTTGATGCAACTGGCAGGCTTGTTACCGATATTTATAGAAGAACAAATGAAGCCATATTTATTGATCTTGAAAAGCATCCAACTGGAATATATGTTTTAGAAATATTCACAAATAGCAAATTAATCAAATTAAAATTAATCAAATACTAA
- a CDS encoding 1-deoxy-D-xylulose-5-phosphate synthase, whose protein sequence is MQQVQAGPLLDKIVLPSDLRKLSEDQLELVCKELRQYIIDIVSVNGGHFGASLGVVELTVALHYIFNTPQDQIVWDVGHQAYGHKILTGRRSLFHTNRIYQGISGFPKRSESEYDTFGVGHSSTSISAALGMAVASRLKGDKKRQHIAVIGDGAMTAGLAFEGLNHGGVEDSNILVVLNDNCMSIDPNVGALKEYLTDITVSRTYNKMKDEVWKMLGVISKFGPNAQAIAQKVENAMKSALLKQSNMFESLKFRYFGPIDGHDVNHLAKVLNDLKEIPGPKILHCLTVKGKGYELAEKDQTKWHAPGLFDKITGEIVKPTVEKPQPPKYQDVFGHTIVELAEMNNKIVGITPAMPSGCSLNIMMKALPDRAFDVGIAEQHAVTFSAGMATQGMIPFCNIYSSFMQRAYDQVVHDVALQNLHVVFCLDRGGLAGADGPTHHGAFDLAFFRCIPNMVVSAPMNEQELRNLMYTASHAGMGPFSIRYPRGNGVMVDWRKPFEAIPVGKGRKIRGGEKVAILTIGHPGNFAVEACDKLAEEGLYPAHFDMRFVKPLDSALLHEIFSEFKSIITVEDGCIQGGFGSAVAEFMIDNHYQAQITRLGIPDKWIEHGEQKELYRECNFDAKAIMETVREMMPEKEPAGR, encoded by the coding sequence ATGCAACAGGTACAAGCCGGACCATTACTCGATAAAATAGTACTTCCTTCCGATCTTAGGAAACTTTCCGAAGATCAATTGGAGTTGGTTTGCAAGGAATTGCGGCAGTATATCATTGATATTGTTTCGGTTAACGGCGGACATTTTGGTGCAAGTCTGGGCGTGGTAGAGCTGACAGTGGCCCTGCACTATATTTTTAATACCCCTCAGGATCAGATTGTTTGGGATGTCGGTCATCAGGCTTACGGGCATAAAATTCTGACCGGCAGAAGGAGTCTTTTTCATACCAACCGTATTTATCAGGGCATCAGTGGTTTTCCGAAGCGTTCGGAGAGTGAGTACGATACTTTTGGTGTTGGTCATAGCTCAACTTCCATTTCTGCGGCCTTGGGTATGGCAGTGGCTTCCCGCTTGAAAGGCGATAAAAAACGTCAGCATATTGCCGTGATCGGCGATGGTGCCATGACAGCAGGATTGGCGTTTGAAGGCCTCAACCATGGCGGCGTGGAGGATTCCAATATTCTTGTCGTTCTCAATGACAATTGCATGAGTATTGACCCCAATGTGGGCGCTCTGAAAGAATATCTCACCGACATCACCGTGAGCCGTACCTACAATAAAATGAAGGACGAGGTGTGGAAGATGCTCGGAGTTATTTCCAAGTTTGGACCCAATGCGCAAGCGATCGCTCAGAAAGTAGAAAATGCCATGAAGAGCGCCTTGCTCAAGCAGAGCAATATGTTTGAGTCGCTAAAGTTCAGGTATTTCGGACCTATCGACGGACACGATGTGAATCACCTGGCGAAAGTGCTGAACGATTTAAAAGAAATTCCCGGACCTAAAATTTTGCATTGTTTAACGGTGAAAGGGAAGGGCTACGAGTTGGCCGAGAAGGATCAGACCAAATGGCATGCGCCCGGACTCTTTGATAAAATTACCGGCGAGATTGTAAAGCCGACAGTAGAAAAACCCCAGCCTCCAAAATATCAGGATGTCTTCGGACATACCATTGTGGAGTTGGCGGAGATGAATAATAAGATTGTGGGGATTACTCCCGCGATGCCGTCAGGGTGTTCGCTCAATATCATGATGAAGGCACTTCCCGATCGTGCATTCGACGTGGGTATTGCCGAGCAACATGCTGTCACTTTTTCGGCAGGGATGGCTACTCAGGGTATGATTCCGTTTTGTAATATCTACTCCAGTTTCATGCAGCGCGCCTATGATCAGGTGGTGCACGATGTGGCCTTGCAGAATTTGCACGTGGTTTTTTGTCTCGACAGAGGAGGATTAGCGGGTGCGGATGGACCTACACATCACGGAGCCTTTGATCTGGCTTTCTTCAGATGTATTCCCAATATGGTGGTCTCTGCCCCAATGAACGAGCAGGAATTACGCAACCTGATGTATACCGCTTCTCATGCGGGCATGGGTCCGTTCTCTATTCGTTATCCGAGAGGAAATGGTGTCATGGTCGATTGGAGAAAACCCTTTGAAGCTATTCCGGTAGGCAAGGGAAGAAAGATTCGTGGGGGAGAGAAGGTGGCCATTCTCACCATCGGACATCCCGGAAATTTCGCTGTAGAAGCATGTGATAAACTTGCGGAAGAAGGACTTTATCCGGCGCACTTTGATATGCGTTTTGTGAAACCACTCGATAGTGCATTACTCCATGAAATTTTCAGCGAATTTAAATCCATCATTACAGTGGAAGACGGCTGTATTCAGGGCGGATTTGGAAGTGCAGTCGCTGAATTTATGATTGACAATCATTATCAGGCGCAAATCACCAGACTTGGTATTCCGGACAAATGGATTGAACACGGAGAGCAAAAAGAACTTTACAGAGAGTGTAATTTTGATGCGAAAGCCATTATGGAAACGGTGAGGGAGATGATGCCGGAAAAAGAACCTGCCGGCCGTTAG
- a CDS encoding tail fiber domain-containing protein: protein MKQKFIVINIAVLIIFNSTIPFVSAQEWVNTTGTTNSWHQPEYNNFPDVESIGIGDFITGGFQPRSAFEINTNLYFGPNANPSYTNLGEVFRTNCPEDMSTYWRLWRVQNGNDTEYGSIYSLSRNDDYTNTQTGVGTHFYLQSSAIDDETGAWGDIRFNTGTGGTNLANNFSQPRMRILGNNGNVGVGDYDAFLPNYQLHQHVNNDGGTFHQFTIPITGILATDGFRMGIDANANGEFNLMNNTVDMHFLTNTTARATILGANGFIGIGDYTTFTPRSLLHQHDNSNANVFHQFTNGNTGSGNNFSGFRMGIEFIVGANRSDVWFRNWQNNGQFNFASNDNNGTQLRRIQLQNQVYLANEVTRMKIIENDLYNAPYSANPPVSLLHLGHHWVPNAGGHRLWMDVGSYTCARSDQLYTGMKEATNSANFPWTPNMDAVINWGDNIQGQEGADNLRVILTTPQAAANGDAGTVEGLEVMRFTPLARVGIGNFDAVNGSALPPSRRLEIYDENVQNSNFPLALQFGPAPQLRLTFIPNANVALGINTDFQTTGLGNLIVTPQNAGVVANAGIGNFNIIGVEPARRLELLDQAQNNPQLRLTFTPNTNPALGIWTDFQTMNNGDMHINNSNNSNAAMVGINNGTGVLTRTLDVNGNLRIRTLPTAPFNANGSATINKFLVSNGNGEVFWRDDIGNGTGDITACNTLSNADVNFVSKWSSYSPNQICSTIAFDDGSRFGINTNVANPAQPLFYTFQNAGRALFTKTTNIPSASLPTYNTNNYSLGVMSDANQAFVIYNDHPTFTDRFRMFMTSHTDANSPNHAFINTVSMPSGDNSPLVISGIGGLNSNQEYFATNPVNGNTVIKNTFSTTGSNVSLWFRAKLYVEDDGSQNCQMASAIWGNNNGACTSSWHPQIGVHGSSTAVRTLAASENIGGLFEAEGNNSGNIAVRGNADFTHANSTNVGGDFTASLGLVNYAVRGTTPQVGTSCNTTSCANAAGYFQGDLAYTGIEYAVSDSILKDSIIPLPTMDSLINTITAYSFTYDNTNYPYLNMAYGEHYGFIAQQVAAVFPNMVKQFVHQAEYDTSGNLITPELSYKALNYNEFIPILWNQNKNLKDTLDTLKNRLAILEQLVASCCNLLITNPSQTGSINSIKGSIELENLKSIQLEQNDPNPFGENSMVRWSIPTDFKDANILFFDNSGSQINTFKIDQQGYGEVQVFGSKLSSGVYTYTLVVDGKIIDSKKMIKAK, encoded by the coding sequence ATGAAACAGAAATTTATAGTCATTAACATTGCTGTTTTAATTATTTTTAATTCCACTATTCCATTCGTATCAGCACAGGAATGGGTAAACACTACGGGTACAACTAATTCATGGCATCAGCCTGAATATAATAATTTTCCTGATGTTGAAAGTATTGGCATAGGCGACTTCATTACTGGAGGCTTTCAACCTCGATCCGCATTTGAGATTAACACAAATCTTTATTTCGGTCCTAATGCAAATCCATCCTACACGAATTTAGGAGAAGTTTTCAGAACCAATTGCCCAGAAGATATGTCAACATATTGGCGCTTGTGGCGCGTACAAAATGGAAACGATACGGAATATGGAAGCATTTACAGTTTGAGTCGCAATGATGATTACACTAATACACAAACCGGTGTAGGAACGCACTTTTACTTACAATCTTCAGCTATTGATGATGAAACAGGGGCATGGGGTGATATTCGATTCAATACCGGCACTGGTGGAACCAATCTTGCTAATAATTTTTCACAACCTCGTATGCGTATTCTGGGCAATAATGGCAATGTAGGTGTTGGAGATTATGATGCATTTCTGCCTAACTACCAATTGCATCAGCATGTAAACAATGATGGTGGAACATTTCACCAGTTTACCATTCCTATAACCGGAATACTTGCAACTGATGGTTTTAGGATGGGTATTGATGCAAACGCAAACGGAGAATTTAACTTGATGAACAACACCGTTGATATGCACTTTTTAACCAACACTACTGCACGTGCCACAATTCTTGGCGCAAACGGTTTTATAGGAATTGGTGATTACACCACCTTTACACCTCGCAGTTTATTGCATCAACATGATAACAGTAATGCAAATGTATTCCATCAATTTACAAACGGAAACACGGGCAGCGGAAACAATTTCAGCGGATTCAGAATGGGAATTGAATTTATAGTAGGGGCTAATCGTTCTGATGTTTGGTTTAGAAACTGGCAAAACAACGGGCAATTCAATTTTGCATCAAATGATAATAATGGTACGCAACTAAGACGAATTCAACTACAAAACCAAGTATATCTCGCAAACGAAGTTACACGTATGAAAATTATTGAAAATGATCTTTACAATGCCCCTTATTCTGCTAATCCTCCCGTCTCACTGCTGCATCTAGGACATCATTGGGTTCCAAATGCAGGCGGACATCGCTTATGGATGGATGTCGGAAGTTATACGTGTGCCCGTAGTGACCAATTATATACAGGCATGAAAGAAGCAACTAATAGCGCTAATTTTCCATGGACTCCTAATATGGATGCTGTAATTAACTGGGGAGACAACATACAAGGACAGGAAGGAGCAGACAATTTAAGAGTTATACTTACGACTCCTCAAGCTGCTGCTAATGGAGATGCCGGTACAGTAGAAGGACTTGAAGTAATGCGGTTTACTCCTCTTGCAAGAGTGGGAATTGGCAATTTTGATGCAGTTAATGGCTCTGCTCTACCCCCTTCGCGCAGATTAGAAATTTATGATGAGAATGTACAGAATAGTAATTTCCCTTTAGCACTTCAATTTGGTCCCGCTCCGCAGCTAAGACTTACTTTTATCCCAAACGCAAATGTAGCTCTTGGGATTAATACAGATTTCCAAACCACCGGATTGGGTAATCTGATAGTTACACCGCAAAATGCTGGTGTAGTTGCAAATGCAGGAATTGGAAATTTTAATATCATTGGAGTTGAACCGGCACGAAGATTAGAACTGCTTGATCAAGCGCAAAATAATCCACAGCTACGATTAACATTTACACCCAATACTAATCCGGCGTTGGGTATCTGGACAGATTTTCAAACCATGAACAATGGCGACATGCACATTAATAATTCAAACAATAGCAATGCGGCAATGGTAGGAATCAATAATGGTACAGGTGTATTGACGCGTACATTAGATGTGAACGGCAATTTACGAATTCGGACACTACCTACTGCCCCTTTTAATGCAAATGGTTCAGCCACCATAAATAAATTTTTAGTTTCAAATGGAAACGGAGAAGTTTTCTGGCGCGATGATATTGGAAACGGAACTGGCGATATAACCGCATGCAACACATTGTCGAATGCAGATGTAAATTTTGTTTCTAAATGGAGTTCTTACAGTCCTAACCAGATTTGCTCGACAATTGCCTTTGATGATGGCTCTCGATTTGGTATTAACACCAATGTAGCAAATCCTGCCCAACCATTATTTTATACTTTTCAAAATGCAGGAAGGGCGTTGTTTACAAAAACTACCAATATACCTTCTGCTTCCCTACCCACTTATAATACAAACAACTATTCCTTAGGTGTAATGTCAGACGCAAATCAGGCGTTTGTGATTTACAATGATCATCCTACATTTACAGACAGGTTCAGGATGTTCATGACAAGTCACACAGATGCCAATTCTCCTAATCATGCATTTATAAATACAGTAAGCATGCCCTCAGGTGATAACTCGCCCTTAGTTATTTCAGGTATAGGAGGATTGAATTCAAATCAGGAATATTTCGCAACCAACCCCGTCAATGGAAACACGGTCATAAAAAACACGTTTTCAACTACAGGTTCAAATGTCTCTTTATGGTTCAGAGCAAAATTATATGTAGAAGATGACGGCTCCCAAAACTGCCAAATGGCAAGTGCAATTTGGGGCAATAACAACGGGGCTTGTACGTCTTCATGGCATCCACAAATAGGTGTTCATGGAAGCAGCACTGCTGTACGGACATTAGCTGCGTCTGAAAATATAGGTGGGCTTTTTGAAGCAGAGGGAAACAATTCAGGTAACATTGCAGTTAGAGGAAATGCAGATTTTACTCATGCCAACTCAACAAATGTCGGGGGTGATTTTACTGCTTCTCTAGGTTTAGTTAATTATGCTGTCAGAGGTACTACTCCACAAGTAGGCACTTCTTGTAATACCACTTCATGCGCTAATGCAGCAGGATATTTCCAAGGTGATTTAGCTTACACAGGAATCGAATATGCTGTGTCTGATTCTATTCTGAAGGACAGCATTATTCCACTACCTACTATGGACAGTTTAATAAACACTATAACAGCTTATTCTTTTACTTATGATAATACTAATTACCCGTATTTAAATATGGCTTATGGAGAACATTATGGATTCATTGCTCAACAAGTTGCTGCCGTATTTCCCAACATGGTAAAACAATTTGTTCATCAGGCAGAATATGATACTTCCGGGAACCTTATCACACCAGAGTTATCTTATAAGGCTCTGAATTATAATGAATTTATTCCTATCCTGTGGAACCAAAACAAGAACCTTAAAGACACTCTTGATACATTAAAAAACAGATTGGCGATCTTAGAACAACTTGTTGCTTCTTGTTGTAATTTACTTATTACCAATCCAAGTCAAACTGGTTCCATTAATTCAATCAAGGGGAGTATTGAACTCGAAAATTTAAAATCTATTCAACTTGAACAGAACGACCCCAACCCTTTTGGCGAAAACAGCATGGTTCGTTGGTCAATTCCAACCGATTTCAAAGATGCAAATATTCTATTTTTTGATAATTCTGGTAGTCAAATTAATACATTTAAGATTGATCAACAAGGTTACGGAGAAGTGCAAGTATTTGGCAGCAAGCTTTCCTCAGGTGTATACACATACACATTAGTTGTTGACGGAAAGATAATTGACTCAAAGAAAATGATTAAAGCCAAATAG
- the rpoN gene encoding RNA polymerase factor sigma-54 produces the protein MQRLGLHQKLLQKLSPQQIQLMKLLQVPTAALEQRIKEELEINPALEEGSPDDIAEEEVQQEDDAEDEFNEVDEDSGEKEERNESPEEAEADALQEAIRNEDVDIADYIVDDDVPYYKLNANNSSADDERPETPITVSVSYQDNMLATLSMLPFDDHHYMLAQHLIGSLDDDGYLRRELEAIVDDLAFTQNIQTTVVELEDTLKLIQTLDPPGIAARDLRECLMLQLERKHHDQAPNDVAYRILKEYMEEFSKKHYEKIQKGLSLDDEELKEAIHEILLLNPRPGGGSAEDTRTSQQIIPDFILTVSDNQLDLTLNSKNDPDLRISRSFQEMLSSYSKDKKNKDLKEAVTFIKSKIDAAKWFIDAIKQRQHTLLSTMTAIMNFQKDYFMQGDETELKPMILKDIADMVGLDISTVSRVANSKYVETPYGTFLLKSFFSEGLQTDTGEEASSREIKKILTDHIGNEDKKHPLPDEKLAEILNKAGYNIARRTVAKYREQLNIPVARLRKEV, from the coding sequence ATGCAACGATTAGGATTACATCAGAAGTTACTACAGAAGCTATCTCCGCAACAGATTCAGCTCATGAAGTTGTTGCAAGTGCCTACAGCCGCGCTCGAACAACGCATTAAGGAAGAATTGGAAATCAATCCTGCTCTGGAAGAAGGGAGTCCCGACGATATTGCAGAAGAGGAAGTACAGCAAGAGGACGATGCGGAAGATGAATTCAACGAAGTAGATGAAGATAGCGGCGAGAAAGAAGAACGCAACGAAAGTCCCGAAGAAGCGGAGGCAGATGCCTTGCAGGAAGCAATACGCAATGAAGATGTAGATATAGCGGATTATATTGTGGACGATGATGTTCCCTATTATAAACTGAATGCCAATAATTCTTCTGCCGATGATGAACGGCCGGAGACACCGATCACTGTCAGCGTTTCTTACCAGGACAATATGCTCGCCACACTGAGTATGTTACCTTTCGATGATCATCATTACATGCTGGCGCAACATCTTATCGGAAGTTTAGATGATGATGGATATTTACGCCGTGAGCTGGAAGCCATAGTAGATGATCTCGCCTTCACGCAAAATATTCAAACGACGGTTGTAGAACTGGAAGATACATTAAAGCTCATTCAGACGCTGGATCCTCCCGGTATTGCCGCACGTGATTTGCGGGAATGTCTGATGTTGCAGTTGGAAAGAAAGCACCACGACCAGGCTCCTAACGATGTGGCTTACCGCATTCTGAAAGAATACATGGAAGAGTTCTCGAAGAAGCACTATGAGAAAATTCAAAAAGGTTTATCCTTAGATGACGAAGAGCTGAAAGAAGCCATTCACGAAATACTATTGTTGAATCCTCGTCCGGGCGGAGGTTCCGCGGAAGATACACGCACGAGTCAGCAGATCATTCCGGATTTTATTCTTACGGTGAGCGACAATCAACTGGACTTAACACTCAACTCGAAAAACGATCCTGATCTGCGTATCAGTCGTTCCTTTCAGGAGATGCTTTCCTCCTATTCCAAGGACAAAAAAAATAAAGATCTCAAAGAAGCCGTCACTTTCATCAAATCAAAAATCGACGCCGCCAAATGGTTCATTGATGCCATCAAACAGCGACAACATACCTTGCTCAGCACCATGACAGCCATCATGAATTTCCAGAAAGACTATTTCATGCAAGGCGATGAAACGGAACTGAAGCCGATGATTCTAAAAGATATTGCCGACATGGTGGGGTTGGATATTTCTACTGTTTCCAGAGTAGCCAACAGCAAATATGTCGAAACACCTTATGGCACCTTCTTATTAAAATCCTTCTTCTCGGAAGGTCTGCAAACCGATACCGGTGAAGAAGCATCCAGCAGAGAAATAAAAAAGATTCTCACTGATCATATCGGCAATGAAGATAAAAAACATCCATTGCCCGATGAAAAATTAGCCGAGATTCTGAATAAAGCAGGATATAATATTGCGAGAAGAACGGTGGCGAAATATAGAGAGCAATTGAATATACCTGTTGCACGGCTGAGAAAAGAAGTTTAG
- a CDS encoding response regulator transcription factor translates to MESEYNFTKRQLQVLREISKGKQRKTIASKLKISIYTVDDHIHNLHVKTKTHLWGELIVFAKDYISK, encoded by the coding sequence ATGGAAAGCGAATACAATTTTACTAAGCGGCAATTACAAGTCCTCCGTGAAATAAGTAAAGGAAAACAGCGAAAAACAATTGCCAGTAAACTTAAAATTTCTATTTATACAGTGGATGATCACATCCACAATTTGCATGTTAAAACCAAAACGCACCTATGGGGCGAGTTGATCGTTTTTGCAAAAGATTATATTAGTAAATAA
- a CDS encoding nucleotidyl transferase AbiEii/AbiGii toxin family protein: MEKLSSIQELNNFTLAGGTALSLQIGHRISYDLDFFLQGDLSNEMILQAIENTGKIEIVSQSPRILVLLINNIKVDFIRHPYPSIQSPTLEQNLRLSGLKDIAAMKLHAIAGRGRRRDFVDLFFLLKRFSLKEIIAFYSRRFFDGNELMVVRSLSFFDDAESDPDVVYVSETVSWDEIKHSIHKAITSL, from the coding sequence TTGGAAAAACTGTCTTCCATTCAAGAGCTCAATAATTTCACTTTAGCAGGAGGTACGGCTTTATCACTGCAAATTGGTCATCGGATTTCATACGATTTGGATTTTTTTTTGCAAGGCGACTTGTCCAATGAAATGATTCTGCAGGCTATTGAAAATACAGGAAAAATTGAAATAGTTTCTCAATCTCCACGCATTCTGGTATTGCTAATTAATAATATTAAAGTGGATTTCATCAGGCATCCTTATCCTTCGATACAATCCCCTACACTAGAACAAAACCTCCGGCTTTCCGGTTTGAAAGATATTGCTGCCATGAAATTGCATGCAATTGCCGGAAGAGGAAGAAGAAGAGATTTCGTTGATTTATTTTTTCTCCTGAAAAGATTTAGTCTGAAAGAAATCATCGCATTTTATTCACGAAGGTTCTTTGATGGAAATGAGCTGATGGTCGTGCGGAGTTTGAGTTTTTTTGATGATGCGGAATCAGATCCTGATGTCGTTTATGTTTCTGAAACTGTTTCCTGGGATGAAATAAAGCATAGCATTCATAAGGCAATAACTTCCTTATAA